A single genomic interval of Rhodopseudomonas palustris harbors:
- a CDS encoding 50S ribosomal protein L23: MKSIDPRHYDVIVAPVVTEKSTMASEHNKVVFKVQGGATKPQIKEAVEKLFDVKVKSVNTLVRKGKTKAFRGTFGTQSDVKRAVVTLEEGHRIDVTTGL, translated from the coding sequence ATGAAATCCATCGATCCGCGCCATTACGACGTGATCGTTGCGCCGGTCGTGACTGAAAAGTCCACGATGGCGTCCGAACACAACAAGGTCGTGTTCAAGGTGCAGGGCGGCGCGACCAAGCCGCAAATCAAAGAAGCCGTCGAAAAGCTGTTCGACGTCAAGGTGAAGAGCGTGAACACGCTGGTGCGCAAGGGCAAGACCAAGGCCTTCCGCGGCACCTTCGGCACGCAGTCGGACGTCAAGCGTGCGGTCGTGACCTTGGAAGAAGGCCACCGCATCGACGTCACCACCGGACTGTGA
- the rplD gene encoding 50S ribosomal protein L4, which yields MELKVTTLEGKEAGSVQLSDEIFGLEPRSDIIQRCVIWQLAKRQAGTHKAKGRAEVWRTGKKMYKQKGTGGARHGSQRVPQFRGGGRAFGPVVRSHAIDLPKKVRVLALRHALSAKAKGGGLIVLDKAELEAAKTKTLVGHFSGLGLESALIIDGAEVNNGFAAAARNIPNIDVLPVQGINVYDILRRKKLVLTKAAVDALEARFK from the coding sequence ATGGAACTGAAAGTCACCACCCTCGAGGGTAAGGAAGCCGGTTCGGTCCAGCTCTCCGACGAGATCTTCGGTCTGGAGCCGCGCTCTGACATCATTCAGCGTTGTGTGATCTGGCAGCTCGCCAAGCGGCAGGCCGGCACCCACAAGGCCAAGGGCCGCGCTGAAGTTTGGCGCACCGGCAAGAAGATGTACAAGCAGAAGGGCACCGGTGGTGCTCGTCACGGTTCTCAGCGGGTTCCGCAGTTCCGTGGCGGCGGTCGCGCCTTCGGCCCGGTGGTGCGTTCGCACGCCATCGACCTCCCGAAGAAGGTGCGTGTCCTGGCGCTGCGTCATGCGCTCTCGGCCAAGGCCAAGGGCGGCGGTCTGATCGTGCTCGACAAGGCCGAGCTCGAAGCCGCCAAGACCAAGACGCTGGTCGGTCACTTCTCGGGCCTCGGCCTCGAGAGCGCGCTGATCATCGACGGTGCCGAGGTGAACAACGGTTTCGCCGCGGCGGCCCGCAACATCCCGAACATCGACGTGCTGCCGGTTCAGGGCATCAACGTCTATGACATTCTGCGCCGCAAGAAGCTGGTGCTGACCAAGGCGGCGGTCGATGCGTTGGAGGCGCGCTTCAAATGA
- the rplC gene encoding 50S ribosomal protein L3, with protein MRSGVIAQKVGMTRVFTEAGEHIPVTVLKLGNCQVLGHRTKEKNGYVALQVGSGSRKTVYMPKAERGQFAAAKVEPKRKVEEFRVSEDALLPVGAEIQADHFVVGQFVDVTGTSTGKGFAGGMKRWNFGGLRATHGVSVSHRSIGSTGGRQDPGKTFKNKKMPGHMGVDRVTTLNLRVVQTDVERGLILVEGAVPGTKGGWIRVRDAVKKALPADAPKPGKFRLANGDAAAEAPAAEQEGA; from the coding sequence ATGCGCTCCGGAGTGATCGCACAGAAGGTCGGGATGACGCGGGTCTTTACAGAGGCCGGCGAGCATATCCCTGTGACCGTGCTGAAGCTTGGCAATTGCCAGGTGTTGGGCCACCGCACCAAAGAGAAGAACGGCTACGTGGCGCTGCAGGTCGGCTCCGGCTCGCGCAAGACGGTTTATATGCCGAAGGCCGAGCGCGGTCAGTTTGCCGCCGCCAAGGTCGAGCCGAAGCGTAAGGTCGAGGAGTTCCGCGTTTCTGAGGATGCGCTGCTCCCGGTCGGCGCCGAGATCCAGGCCGATCACTTCGTCGTCGGCCAGTTCGTCGACGTCACCGGCACTTCGACCGGTAAGGGCTTCGCCGGCGGTATGAAGCGCTGGAACTTCGGCGGTCTGCGCGCCACGCACGGCGTGTCGGTGTCGCACCGCTCGATCGGTTCGACCGGTGGTCGTCAGGACCCCGGCAAGACCTTCAAGAACAAGAAGATGCCGGGCCACATGGGCGTCGATCGCGTCACCACGCTGAACCTGCGGGTGGTGCAGACCGACGTCGAGCGCGGGCTGATCCTGGTCGAGGGCGCGGTGCCCGGCACCAAGGGGGGCTGGATCCGCGTGCGTGACGCGGTGAAGAAGGCGCTGCCGGCGGATGCGCCGAAGCCGGGCAAGTTCCGGCTCGCCAATGGCGATGCGGCTGCGGAAGCGCCGGCTGCCGAGCAGGAAGGTGCGTGA
- the rpsJ gene encoding 30S ribosomal protein S10, whose protein sequence is MNGQNIRIRLKAFDHRILDTSTREIVNTAKRTGAQVRGPIPLPTRIEKFTVNRSPHVDKKSREQFEMRTHKRLLDIVDPTPQTVDALMKLDLAAGVDVEIKL, encoded by the coding sequence ATGAACGGCCAGAATATTCGCATTCGCCTCAAGGCGTTCGACCATCGGATTCTCGATACGTCGACCCGTGAGATCGTCAACACCGCGAAGCGAACCGGTGCGCAGGTGCGTGGGCCGATCCCGCTGCCGACCCGGATCGAGAAGTTCACCGTCAACCGTTCGCCGCACGTCGACAAGAAGAGCCGCGAGCAGTTCGAGATGCGCACTCACAAGCGCCTGCTCGACATCGTCGACCCGACCCCGCAGACCGTCGATGCTCTGATGAAGCTCGACCTGGCCGCCGGCGTCGACGTCGAAATCAAGCTCTGA
- the tuf gene encoding elongation factor Tu, protein MAKAKFERTKPHCNIGTIGHVDHGKTSLTAAITKVLAETGGATFTAYDQIDKAPEEKARGITISTAHVEYETQNRHYAHVDCPGHADYVKNMITGAAQMDGAILVVSAADGPMPQTREHILLARQVGVPALVVFLNKCDMVDDPELLELVEMEVRELLSKYDFPGDDIPIVKGSALAALENSDAKLGHDAILELMRQVDAYIPQPERPIDQPFLMPVEDVFSISGRGTVVTGRVERGILKVGDEIEIVGIRDTQKTTCTGVEMFRKLLDQGQAGDNIGALLRGTKREDVERGQVLCKPGSVKPHTKFKAEAYILTKEEGGRHTPFFTNYRPQFYFRTTDVTGVVHLPEGTEMVMPGDNIAMEVHLIVPIAMEEKLRFAIREGGRTVGAGVVAAIIE, encoded by the coding sequence ATGGCCAAAGCAAAGTTTGAACGTACGAAGCCGCATTGCAACATCGGGACGATCGGTCACGTCGACCACGGCAAGACGTCGCTGACGGCGGCGATCACCAAGGTTCTGGCGGAGACGGGCGGTGCGACGTTCACGGCCTATGACCAGATCGACAAGGCGCCTGAAGAGAAGGCGCGCGGCATCACGATTTCGACCGCGCACGTCGAGTACGAGACGCAGAACCGTCACTACGCGCACGTCGACTGCCCGGGCCACGCCGACTACGTGAAGAACATGATCACCGGTGCGGCGCAGATGGACGGCGCGATCCTGGTGGTGTCGGCGGCCGACGGCCCGATGCCGCAGACCCGCGAGCACATCCTGCTGGCCCGTCAGGTCGGCGTGCCGGCGCTGGTCGTGTTCCTGAACAAGTGCGACATGGTCGACGATCCGGAACTGCTCGAGCTGGTCGAGATGGAAGTGCGCGAGCTGCTGTCGAAGTACGACTTCCCGGGCGACGACATTCCGATCGTCAAGGGTTCGGCGCTGGCGGCGCTGGAGAACTCGGACGCCAAGCTCGGTCACGACGCGATCCTGGAGCTGATGCGCCAGGTCGACGCCTACATCCCGCAGCCGGAGCGTCCGATCGACCAGCCGTTCCTGATGCCGGTGGAAGACGTGTTCTCGATCTCGGGCCGCGGCACCGTGGTGACCGGTCGTGTCGAGCGCGGCATTCTCAAGGTCGGCGACGAAATCGAGATCGTCGGCATCCGCGACACGCAGAAGACCACCTGCACCGGCGTCGAAATGTTCCGCAAGCTGCTCGATCAGGGCCAGGCGGGCGACAACATCGGCGCGCTGCTGCGCGGCACCAAGCGTGAGGACGTCGAGCGTGGCCAGGTGCTGTGCAAGCCGGGTTCGGTGAAGCCGCACACCAAGTTCAAGGCCGAAGCCTACATCCTGACCAAGGAAGAGGGCGGCCGCCACACCCCGTTCTTCACCAACTACCGTCCGCAGTTCTACTTCCGCACCACCGACGTGACCGGTGTTGTGCACTTGCCGGAAGGCACCGAGATGGTGATGCCGGGCGACAACATCGCGATGGAAGTGCACCTGATCGTGCCGATCGCGATGGAAGAAAAGCTGCGCTTCGCCATCCGCGAAGGCGGCCGCACGGTGGGCGCCGGCGTCGTCGCCGCGATCATCGAGTAA
- the fusA gene encoding elongation factor G: MPRVHAIEDYRNFGIMAHIDAGKTTTTERILFYTGKSHKIGEVHEGAATMDWMTQEQERGITITSAATTAFWNGKRLNIIDTPGHVDFTIEVERSLRVLDGAVCVLDSNQGVEPQTETVWRQGDKYKVPRIVFANKMDKTGADFFKCLQDIVDRLGAKPVAIQLPIGSENNFKGVIDLVRMKAVVWNDESLGAKFEDAEIPAELLDQAKEYREKMIEAAVELDDDAMSAYLEGNEPDEATLKRLIRKAVLTGAFYPVLCGSAFKNKGVQPLLDAVVDYLPSPLDVPAIKGTDDKGNEVVRKADDKEPLSLLAFKIMDDPFVGTITFCRIYSGVLLSGTGVVNSTREKKERIGRMLLMHANNREDIKEAYAGDIVALAGLKEARTGDTLCDPANPVILEKMEFPEPVIEIAIEPKSKADQEKLGVALAKLAAEDPSFRVSTDLESGQTILKGMGELHLDIKVDILKRTYKVDANIGAPQVAFRERITKKAEVDYTHKKQTGGTGQFAAVSFVVEPNEPGGGYVFESKIVGGAVPKEYIPGVEKGIESVLSSGVVAGFPVVDVKVTLVDGKYHDVDSSALAFEIASRAAFREALQKGKSVLLEPIMKVEVVTPEDYTGSVIGDLNSRRGQIQGQDMRGNANVINAMVPLMNMFGYVNNLRSMSQGRANFTMQFDHYAEAPANVSAEVQKKFA, translated from the coding sequence ATGCCCCGCGTTCACGCCATCGAGGACTACCGCAACTTCGGCATCATGGCCCACATTGATGCCGGCAAGACCACGACGACCGAGCGCATCCTGTTCTACACCGGCAAGAGCCACAAGATCGGCGAAGTGCACGAAGGTGCCGCGACGATGGACTGGATGACGCAGGAGCAGGAGCGGGGCATCACCATTACGTCGGCCGCCACGACCGCGTTCTGGAACGGCAAGCGCCTGAACATCATCGACACTCCCGGCCACGTCGACTTCACCATCGAAGTCGAGCGTTCGCTGCGCGTGCTCGACGGTGCCGTGTGCGTTCTCGACTCCAACCAGGGCGTCGAGCCGCAGACCGAGACCGTGTGGCGCCAGGGCGACAAGTACAAGGTTCCGCGCATCGTCTTCGCCAACAAGATGGACAAGACTGGCGCTGACTTCTTCAAGTGCCTGCAGGACATCGTTGACCGCCTCGGCGCCAAGCCGGTGGCGATCCAGCTGCCGATCGGTTCGGAGAACAACTTCAAGGGCGTGATCGATCTGGTCCGCATGAAGGCTGTCGTCTGGAACGACGAGTCGCTGGGTGCGAAGTTCGAGGACGCCGAGATTCCGGCCGAGCTGCTCGACCAGGCCAAGGAATATCGCGAGAAGATGATCGAAGCCGCCGTCGAGCTCGACGACGACGCGATGTCTGCGTATCTCGAAGGCAACGAGCCGGACGAGGCGACCCTCAAGCGTCTGATCCGTAAGGCGGTGCTGACCGGTGCGTTCTATCCGGTGCTGTGCGGCTCGGCGTTCAAGAACAAGGGCGTGCAGCCGCTGCTCGACGCCGTGGTCGACTACCTGCCGTCGCCGCTCGACGTTCCGGCGATCAAGGGCACCGACGACAAGGGCAACGAAGTCGTGCGCAAGGCGGACGACAAGGAGCCGCTGTCGCTGCTCGCGTTCAAGATCATGGACGACCCGTTCGTCGGCACCATCACCTTCTGCCGCATCTATTCGGGCGTTCTGCTCAGCGGCACCGGCGTGGTGAACTCGACCCGCGAGAAGAAGGAGCGCATCGGCCGCATGTTGCTGATGCACGCCAACAACCGCGAAGACATCAAGGAAGCCTATGCCGGCGACATCGTCGCGCTGGCCGGCCTGAAGGAAGCTCGCACCGGCGACACGCTGTGCGATCCCGCCAACCCGGTGATCCTCGAAAAGATGGAATTCCCGGAGCCGGTGATCGAAATCGCGATCGAGCCGAAGTCGAAGGCCGACCAGGAAAAGCTCGGCGTCGCGCTGGCGAAGCTGGCTGCCGAAGATCCGTCGTTCCGGGTGTCGACCGACCTCGAGTCCGGTCAGACCATCCTGAAGGGCATGGGCGAACTTCACCTCGACATCAAGGTCGACATCCTGAAGCGGACCTACAAGGTGGATGCCAACATCGGTGCGCCGCAGGTGGCGTTCCGTGAGCGCATCACCAAGAAGGCCGAAGTCGACTACACCCACAAGAAGCAGACTGGTGGTACCGGTCAGTTCGCGGCGGTGAGCTTTGTCGTCGAGCCGAACGAGCCGGGTGGCGGCTACGTGTTCGAGTCGAAGATCGTCGGCGGTGCGGTGCCGAAGGAGTACATCCCGGGTGTCGAAAAGGGCATCGAGAGCGTGCTGTCTTCGGGCGTGGTCGCGGGCTTCCCGGTTGTCGACGTCAAGGTGACGCTGGTTGACGGTAAGTACCACGACGTCGACTCGTCGGCGCTGGCCTTCGAAATCGCCTCTCGTGCCGCGTTCCGCGAAGCGCTGCAGAAGGGCAAGTCGGTTCTTCTCGAGCCGATCATGAAGGTCGAAGTGGTGACCCCGGAAGACTACACCGGCTCGGTCATCGGCGACCTCAACTCGCGGCGTGGCCAGATCCAGGGTCAGGACATGCGCGGCAATGCCAACGTGATCAACGCGATGGTGCCGCTGATGAACATGTTCGGCTACGTCAACAACCTGCGCTCGATGAGCCAGGGCCGGGCGAACTTCACCATGCAGTTCGACCACTACGCGGAAGCGCCGGCCAACGTGTCGGCTGAAGTCCAGAAGAAGTTTGCCTGA
- the rpsG gene encoding 30S ribosomal protein S7, giving the protein MSRRHAAEKREVLPDPKFGNIIVTKFMNSVMYAGKKSVAESIVYGAFDLIEAKTKQPPLGVFEQALDNVMPTIEVRSRRVGGATYQVPVEVRSTRRQALGIRWLITAARGRNEKTMTERLSAELLDASNNRGNAVKKREDVHKMAEANRAFSHYRW; this is encoded by the coding sequence ATGTCCCGTCGTCACGCCGCAGAAAAGCGCGAAGTTCTTCCCGATCCGAAGTTCGGGAACATCATTGTCACCAAGTTCATGAACTCGGTGATGTACGCCGGCAAGAAGTCGGTCGCCGAAAGCATCGTCTACGGTGCGTTCGACCTGATCGAAGCCAAGACCAAGCAGCCGCCGCTCGGCGTGTTCGAGCAGGCGCTCGACAACGTGATGCCGACCATCGAGGTTCGCTCCCGCCGCGTCGGTGGTGCGACCTACCAGGTGCCGGTCGAAGTTCGTTCGACCCGTCGTCAGGCTCTCGGCATTCGTTGGCTGATCACTGCCGCCCGCGGCCGCAACGAGAAGACCATGACCGAGCGTCTGTCGGCTGAGCTGCTCGATGCGTCGAATAACCGCGGCAACGCGGTGAAGAAGCGTGAAGACGTGCACAAGATGGCGGAAGCCAACCGCGCGTTCTCGCACTATCGCTGGTAA
- the rpsL gene encoding 30S ribosomal protein S12 has translation MPTINQLIANPRVVQKSRKKVPALQQSPQKRGVCTRVYTTTPKKPNSALRKVAKVRLTNGFEVIGYIPGEGHNLQEHSVVMIRGGRVKDLPGVRYHILRGVLDTQGVKNRKQRRSKYGAKRPK, from the coding sequence ATGCCGACGATCAACCAGCTGATCGCAAATCCGCGCGTGGTGCAGAAGTCGCGCAAGAAGGTTCCGGCGCTGCAGCAATCGCCGCAGAAGCGCGGCGTGTGCACTCGCGTCTACACCACGACGCCGAAGAAGCCGAACTCGGCGCTGCGTAAGGTCGCCAAGGTGCGCCTGACCAATGGCTTCGAGGTCATCGGTTACATTCCGGGTGAGGGTCACAACCTGCAGGAGCACTCGGTGGTCATGATCCGCGGCGGCCGCGTCAAGGACTTGCCGGGCGTGCGCTACCACATCCTCCGCGGCGTCCTCGATACCCAGGGCGTCAAGAACCGTAAGCAGCGCCGTTCGAAGTACGGCGCGAAGCGTCCGAAGTAA